A genomic segment from Verrucomicrobiia bacterium encodes:
- the hrpB gene encoding ATP-dependent helicase HrpB, protein MPATSLPIWEIHESIAGALRSGNRLILSAPTGSGKTTQVPQMLLQSGLLENGQVVILQPRRLAARLLATRVAEELGVKLGREVGYQIRFENVTSAETRIRFVTEGVLLRQMIDDPNLKGVAALLFDEFHERHLYGDITLARALDVQESARPDLKLAVMSATLDADLLADYFSKSKSGGRHPCSVLTSAGRTFPVEIRYESEPAYTDKRPIWDQAADAFSRYVRSGEPGDVLVFMPGGFEIFQTLEAIRHTDEARDFILLPLHGELPPREQDAAVARYGQRKVVVSTNVAETSLTIEGVRLVIDCGLARIPRYDAYRGINTLLVEKISQSAADQRAGRAGRTAPGVCMRLWSRQEHEHRAPQEVPEIKRLDLAEVVLTLKAAGISNLRQFRWLEPPSEQSLAHAEELLTDLGALKMTPASGGAGDCDSLEITPIGRKMLAFPVHPRYARMLMAAQEYGCVYQAAVIAALTQGRDLLLRGVDKATHQLREDLLGEKASSDFWILMRAWTYASKNQYRVDACRKLGIHAVTARQVGPLLDHFLRIAEREGLDVEPREVKDEALQKCVLIGFSDRVAHRLDQGTLRCELVHGRRGVLARESVVQHSQLLVAAEVREVEGKDKELNTILSLATAIQAEWLPELFPDDIASELRVAFDTTQKRVVAAELSRFRGLALSARRIEPPPAEAAARLLAEEVLAERLTLKEWDHTVEQWILRLNLLSQWCPEMGLPPIADEDRTHLIEQICHGAIGYKDIKDREVKTVVKSWLSPAQHELLNKHAPERLPLTNGRTPKVVYEKGNPPHIALRIQELYDVAQTPKIALGRVPVVVHILTPGMKPVQVTQDLGNFWREQYPRLKSELQRRYPKHEWR, encoded by the coding sequence GTGCCAGCGACCTCCCTTCCCATTTGGGAAATCCATGAATCCATTGCCGGCGCCTTGCGTTCCGGCAACCGGCTAATCCTTTCCGCACCGACGGGTTCGGGCAAAACCACGCAGGTCCCGCAGATGCTCCTGCAATCGGGATTGCTCGAAAACGGCCAGGTCGTAATCCTGCAACCCCGCCGTCTTGCCGCCCGCCTGCTCGCGACCCGCGTTGCCGAAGAATTGGGAGTGAAGCTCGGACGCGAGGTCGGATACCAAATCCGATTCGAGAATGTGACTTCAGCGGAAACCCGCATTCGCTTCGTCACCGAAGGCGTTCTGCTTAGGCAGATGATCGATGACCCCAACCTGAAGGGCGTTGCGGCGCTGTTGTTCGACGAATTTCACGAGCGGCATCTCTATGGAGACATCACGCTGGCGCGGGCTCTCGACGTTCAGGAATCCGCAAGGCCTGACCTGAAGCTGGCGGTGATGTCCGCCACGCTCGATGCGGACCTCCTTGCAGATTACTTTTCAAAATCGAAAAGCGGCGGCCGGCATCCCTGTTCCGTGTTGACCTCCGCCGGCCGAACCTTCCCGGTTGAAATACGTTACGAGTCGGAGCCTGCCTACACGGACAAACGCCCGATCTGGGATCAGGCCGCGGACGCGTTCAGCCGTTATGTGCGTTCCGGGGAACCAGGCGATGTGCTGGTGTTCATGCCCGGCGGATTTGAAATTTTTCAAACGCTGGAAGCAATCCGGCACACCGACGAAGCACGCGATTTCATTCTGCTGCCACTGCACGGTGAATTGCCGCCGCGGGAGCAGGACGCCGCCGTGGCGCGTTACGGCCAGCGCAAGGTTGTGGTTTCAACGAACGTAGCGGAAACATCGCTGACGATCGAAGGCGTGCGCCTGGTTATTGATTGTGGACTCGCGAGGATTCCGCGTTACGACGCGTATCGCGGCATCAACACGCTGCTCGTCGAGAAGATCAGCCAATCCGCAGCCGACCAGCGTGCGGGCCGCGCCGGGCGCACGGCGCCGGGCGTGTGCATGCGGCTTTGGTCACGCCAGGAACATGAACATCGCGCGCCGCAGGAAGTTCCTGAAATCAAGCGTCTCGATCTTGCCGAAGTCGTGCTGACGTTGAAAGCGGCTGGCATTTCGAACCTTCGGCAATTCCGCTGGCTCGAACCGCCGTCAGAACAAAGCCTCGCGCATGCTGAAGAATTACTGACGGATCTGGGAGCGCTCAAGATGACACCCGCCAGCGGAGGCGCGGGCGATTGTGATTCTCTCGAAATCACGCCGATCGGCCGCAAGATGCTGGCTTTCCCCGTGCATCCGCGCTACGCCCGCATGCTGATGGCCGCCCAGGAATACGGCTGCGTCTATCAGGCCGCTGTCATCGCCGCCCTGACGCAAGGACGCGACTTGTTGCTGCGCGGAGTCGACAAGGCCACGCACCAGTTGCGAGAGGATCTGCTGGGAGAAAAGGCTTCGTCTGACTTTTGGATCCTCATGCGCGCCTGGACCTATGCGTCGAAAAATCAATACCGCGTGGACGCCTGCCGCAAGCTGGGGATCCACGCGGTCACTGCTCGCCAGGTCGGCCCCTTGCTCGATCATTTCCTGCGAATCGCCGAACGTGAAGGGCTCGATGTTGAGCCGCGTGAAGTCAAGGACGAGGCATTGCAGAAATGTGTATTGATCGGCTTCTCCGACCGCGTGGCGCATCGACTCGATCAAGGCACGCTTCGCTGCGAGTTGGTCCATGGCCGCCGCGGCGTGCTTGCGCGTGAAAGCGTGGTGCAGCACAGCCAGTTGCTCGTGGCGGCCGAGGTGCGCGAAGTTGAAGGGAAGGACAAGGAGTTGAACACGATCCTGTCGCTGGCCACCGCCATCCAAGCTGAATGGTTGCCTGAACTGTTTCCCGACGATATCGCGAGCGAACTGCGCGTTGCGTTTGATACGACACAAAAACGCGTGGTGGCCGCAGAACTCTCTCGCTTCCGCGGCCTTGCGTTGTCGGCCCGGCGGATTGAACCGCCGCCCGCCGAGGCCGCCGCGCGGTTGCTTGCCGAAGAAGTTCTCGCCGAACGGCTCACGCTGAAGGAATGGGATCACACGGTTGAGCAATGGATCCTGCGATTGAATCTCCTCAGCCAGTGGTGCCCCGAAATGGGTCTTCCGCCAATTGCGGATGAAGATCGAACACACCTGATCGAGCAGATTTGCCACGGAGCAATCGGTTACAAGGACATCAAGGATCGCGAGGTGAAAACGGTGGTGAAGTCGTGGCTTTCGCCCGCGCAGCACGAGTTGCTCAACAAACACGCTCCCGAACGCCTGCCCCTGACAAACGGCCGCACTCCTAAAGTGGTTTACGAAAAAGGCAATCCTCCTCATATCGCCTTGCGCATCCAGGAGCTTTACGATGTAGCGCAAACCCCGAAGATCGCGCTCGGCCGCGTGCCTGTGGTGGTTCACATTCTTACTCCGGGAATGAAACCCGTGCAGGTCACACAGGATCTTGGCAATTTCTGGCGCGAACAATATCCGCGGCTCAAATCAGAACTGCAGCGCCGCTATCCCAAGCACGAGTGGCGCTGA
- a CDS encoding TMEM14 family protein, with amino-acid sequence MQDFATKVLWIYIVLLVIGGLIGFFKGKSQVSLIMSIAFAALLMLTAIPNFLTPSTARGLADVLMAILFVVFGIRLAKTRKFMPAGMMLIVTLVAIVLRHV; translated from the coding sequence ATGCAAGATTTCGCCACGAAAGTTCTCTGGATTTATATCGTGCTGCTCGTGATTGGCGGACTGATCGGCTTTTTCAAAGGGAAAAGCCAGGTGTCGCTGATCATGTCGATTGCCTTTGCGGCCCTGCTGATGCTGACTGCGATTCCCAATTTCCTCACTCCCAGCACAGCTCGCGGCCTCGCCGATGTGCTCATGGCCATCCTGTTTGTGGTGTTCGGAATTCGATTGGCGAAGACCCGCAAGTTCATGCCTGCGGGAATGATGCTGATCGTCACGCTCGTCGCGATTGTGCTGCGTCACGTTTGA
- a CDS encoding CPXCG motif-containing cysteine-rich protein: MEIPESIQCPFCGQESTVMIDTRQGSQRFTSDCEVCCRPFEITVECEGGEILGLDVAPG; this comes from the coding sequence ATGGAAATTCCCGAATCCATCCAATGCCCTTTTTGCGGGCAGGAGTCGACTGTCATGATCGACACGCGCCAGGGCTCGCAGCGATTCACGAGCGATTGCGAAGTTTGCTGCCGCCCGTTTGAGATCACTGTCGAATGCGAAGGGGGCGAGATTCTGGGCTTGGACGTCGCGCCGGGTTGA
- a CDS encoding sugar kinase, whose translation MATLEIKPAGSCKYDLLALGEIMLRLDPGEGRIRTARQFTVWEGGGEYNVARGLRRCFGLNTAVATAFADNDVGRLLEDFVLQGGVATEFVKWTPFDGVGRVTRNGLNFTERGFGVRGAVGIPDRGNTAASQLKPGDFDWDYIFGKAGVRWLHTGGIFAALSDTTPKLVIEAVQAAKRHGTIVSYDLNYRPSLWKSIGGQKRAQEVNREIARHVDVMIGNEEDFTACLGFEVEGVDENISSIDVKAFEKMIEKAVKTFPNFRVTATTLRAVRSATRNDWSAICWADGKFFQAPNRPDMEILDRVGGGDSFASGLIYGFMKFNDPQQAVEYGAAHGALAMTTPGDTSMASLKEVEALVKGGSARVQR comes from the coding sequence ATGGCAACGCTCGAAATCAAACCGGCCGGCTCGTGCAAATATGATCTGCTTGCGCTTGGAGAAATCATGCTGCGCCTGGATCCTGGAGAAGGACGCATCCGGACGGCACGGCAATTCACGGTGTGGGAAGGCGGTGGCGAATACAACGTGGCGCGCGGGTTGCGCAGATGTTTTGGATTGAATACGGCCGTGGCGACGGCATTTGCCGATAACGACGTGGGCCGCCTGCTTGAGGATTTTGTCCTGCAGGGGGGCGTTGCCACCGAATTTGTAAAGTGGACGCCTTTCGACGGCGTTGGGCGCGTCACACGCAATGGGCTGAACTTCACGGAAAGAGGATTCGGAGTGCGCGGTGCTGTGGGCATTCCTGATCGCGGGAATACGGCGGCCAGCCAGTTGAAGCCTGGTGATTTTGATTGGGATTATATTTTTGGCAAGGCAGGTGTGCGCTGGCTTCACACAGGCGGCATCTTCGCTGCCTTGAGCGACACAACGCCGAAACTGGTCATCGAAGCGGTGCAGGCGGCGAAACGTCATGGCACGATCGTGAGTTACGATCTCAATTATCGCCCGTCGTTGTGGAAAAGCATTGGGGGACAGAAGCGGGCGCAGGAGGTGAACCGCGAGATTGCACGGCATGTGGACGTCATGATTGGCAACGAGGAGGACTTCACCGCGTGCCTTGGTTTCGAGGTTGAAGGTGTTGATGAGAACATCAGCTCAATTGATGTGAAGGCGTTTGAAAAAATGATTGAAAAGGCGGTCAAGACATTCCCGAATTTTCGCGTCACGGCGACGACCCTGCGCGCGGTGCGATCGGCCACCCGCAATGATTGGAGTGCCATTTGTTGGGCGGACGGGAAGTTCTTCCAGGCGCCGAACCGGCCCGACATGGAGATTCTCGATCGCGTCGGGGGTGGGGACAGCTTCGCCAGCGGGCTGATCTATGGCTTCATGAAATTCAACGATCCGCAACAGGCTGTGGAATACGGCGCCGCGCATGGCGCCCTGGCAATGACCACGCCGGGAGACACTTCAATGGCTTCGCTGAAAGAGGTCGAGGCGCTGGTGAAGGGCGGGAGCGCACGCGTTCAGCGTTGA
- a CDS encoding DUF5060 domain-containing protein translates to MSHPQSPLLQVVRTIARSLLLPLWVWAVVEAQGAGVQIIPKWGVFEQTLRSSTTYDSPSADCSLQAEFTSPSGETSLIDGFWDGGRTWRLRFKPDQAGNWKYVTRSSDPANSGLRISGQFVCIAPSAETRFSRHGPVVGEPRTGKFQHRDGSPFFWIADTLRIQAIHASHDDLAFYAQTRWHQQFSAVHLSIPAREPGSRSAHAGAQPAISYFQRLDRAISLLNSRDLLCAIRLELPRSVSDSEAAALFRYANARWHAWDVAWIFDQFRVTGSNTLLRAELASHPDVTAILARERLALNAEPWVDGLLVRGTNRNLTNPLIRAQLRLPVLVELTAHENALSASKHRVTADAVRRELWPALLLGSAGGFAYQAQGVAIWDTTAVNKDELPLWQRSLFLPGAKQMRIAAELFDSMEEEHEVRIASPDASSVALAMDSNKTFRAYYCADQDVLELPSETIPDMPGLRWLNPRTGETREAVAVLGSATIKVPAPTAADWILLVRSRPQRQR, encoded by the coding sequence ATGAGCCACCCGCAATCGCCTCTGTTGCAAGTCGTCAGAACGATTGCCCGCTCGCTGCTCCTTCCACTGTGGGTCTGGGCGGTCGTGGAAGCTCAGGGCGCAGGTGTCCAGATCATTCCGAAGTGGGGCGTGTTTGAACAGACCCTGCGCAGCAGCACGACCTATGATTCCCCATCGGCCGATTGTTCCCTCCAGGCGGAATTCACATCTCCCTCAGGCGAAACCAGCCTGATTGACGGGTTCTGGGATGGCGGCAGAACCTGGCGCCTCCGTTTCAAGCCTGATCAGGCGGGAAACTGGAAGTACGTGACGCGCTCCTCTGATCCGGCCAACAGCGGCTTGCGGATCAGCGGGCAATTCGTATGCATTGCCCCTTCGGCCGAAACCCGCTTTTCGCGGCATGGTCCCGTGGTGGGTGAACCGCGAACAGGAAAATTCCAACATCGCGATGGCTCACCATTTTTTTGGATAGCCGACACGCTTCGCATCCAGGCGATCCACGCGTCCCACGACGACCTTGCGTTTTACGCGCAAACGCGCTGGCACCAGCAGTTCAGCGCTGTGCACCTGTCCATTCCTGCGAGGGAACCTGGCAGTCGTTCCGCTCATGCCGGCGCGCAGCCGGCAATTTCCTATTTCCAGCGGCTTGACCGTGCGATTTCGTTGCTGAACAGCCGCGACTTGCTGTGCGCTATTCGCCTGGAGTTGCCGCGTTCCGTGAGCGACTCCGAGGCGGCGGCACTCTTCCGTTACGCGAATGCCCGCTGGCATGCGTGGGATGTGGCCTGGATTTTCGATCAATTCCGCGTCACGGGTTCGAACACCCTGCTGCGCGCGGAATTGGCTTCTCATCCAGACGTGACCGCCATCCTCGCGCGCGAGCGGCTCGCATTGAATGCTGAGCCGTGGGTGGATGGATTGCTGGTCAGGGGTACGAACCGGAACCTGACGAACCCATTGATTCGGGCACAGCTTCGACTCCCCGTGTTGGTTGAATTGACAGCGCACGAAAACGCCCTCTCGGCTTCGAAACATCGTGTCACGGCCGATGCCGTCAGGCGGGAGCTTTGGCCCGCCTTGCTCCTGGGATCCGCCGGAGGTTTTGCCTACCAGGCCCAGGGCGTCGCGATTTGGGATACAACCGCAGTCAACAAAGACGAATTGCCTCTGTGGCAGCGATCGCTGTTCCTGCCGGGAGCGAAACAGATGCGCATTGCAGCTGAGCTGTTTGATTCGATGGAAGAAGAACATGAAGTGCGCATCGCATCCCCCGACGCATCCTCCGTTGCGTTAGCAATGGATTCCAACAAAACGTTTCGCGCTTACTATTGCGCTGACCAGGATGTGCTCGAGCTTCCGAGTGAAACCATTCCCGACATGCCTGGATTGCGCTGGTTGAATCCGCGAACTGGCGAGACGCGCGAAGCCGTTGCGGTGCTGGGTTCCGCAACGATCAAAGTGCCAGCACCGACAGCAGCCGATTGGATCCTTCTCGTCCGCAGCCGCCCGCAGCGTCAACGCTGA
- a CDS encoding tetratricopeptide repeat protein, which translates to MNLPIPETFNSLWANLPNRVRIAETTVRAWFGREIADARFYYTRFRAENGDALNQFRFGMLFETGHRVSQSDYEAHKWFLRAAFQGLVDAQAKVSEYHLLGRGVPRNNEEAFRWCRKAAEAGHAPSQAQLARMYAHGIGVERNPKEAKKWVGKAATQSIQIPKALQVELTAC; encoded by the coding sequence ATGAACCTGCCGATACCGGAAACGTTCAACAGCCTGTGGGCGAATCTGCCCAACCGGGTTCGTATTGCTGAAACCACAGTGCGCGCCTGGTTCGGCCGGGAAATCGCCGACGCACGCTTCTACTACACCCGATTCCGAGCCGAGAACGGCGATGCCTTGAATCAATTTCGATTTGGCATGCTCTTCGAAACCGGGCATCGCGTTTCGCAATCGGATTACGAAGCCCACAAGTGGTTTCTTCGCGCGGCCTTCCAAGGGTTGGTGGACGCGCAGGCGAAGGTTTCGGAATATCATCTTCTTGGCCGGGGAGTTCCACGGAATAACGAGGAAGCGTTTCGCTGGTGCCGCAAGGCGGCCGAAGCCGGACACGCTCCCTCGCAAGCGCAACTGGCACGGATGTACGCCCACGGAATCGGAGTAGAACGAAATCCGAAGGAAGCCAAAAAATGGGTCGGCAAGGCTGCCACGCAAAGCATCCAGATTCCAAAAGCGCTCCAGGTGGAATTAACCGCCTGCTGA
- a CDS encoding sigma-70 family RNA polymerase sigma factor → MERIRHQEPGISENRSAAASSEAEWSEDARLLTQVANGKENALAELYRRRSKLIYSLLARMLDNEIDAQETLQDAFVLIWKRAHRYDGGRSSPLSWMVMLAHGLARDRLRAASRRNRNRAVFEREIVALEIEINTPRPAERDELARACAAALNHLPEEQGRALQLAFYRGWTHEEIAGALNEPLGTVKARIRRALLALRKKLKEYES, encoded by the coding sequence GTGGAACGCATCCGACATCAAGAGCCCGGCATTTCGGAAAACCGATCCGCGGCGGCGTCGTCAGAGGCTGAATGGAGCGAGGACGCACGGCTCCTGACGCAGGTCGCAAACGGAAAGGAGAATGCCCTGGCTGAGTTGTATCGGCGCCGCAGCAAACTCATTTATTCGTTGCTGGCGCGGATGCTGGACAATGAGATCGATGCGCAGGAAACGCTGCAGGATGCGTTCGTGCTGATTTGGAAACGGGCGCACCGCTACGATGGAGGCCGTTCATCGCCCCTTTCCTGGATGGTCATGCTTGCACACGGACTGGCTCGCGACCGGTTGCGTGCCGCTTCACGGCGGAACCGCAATCGCGCCGTTTTTGAACGCGAGATTGTTGCCTTGGAGATCGAGATCAACACGCCGCGGCCCGCTGAGCGGGATGAGCTGGCCCGGGCTTGTGCCGCTGCCCTGAATCACTTGCCGGAGGAACAGGGGCGTGCATTGCAGCTCGCGTTTTATCGCGGGTGGACCCATGAAGAAATCGCGGGCGCTCTCAACGAACCGCTCGGAACTGTGAAAGCGCGGATCCGCCGCGCTTTGCTGGCGCTGCGCAAAAAGCTCAAGGAATATGAATCCTGA